The genomic window GGCTACTCGAAGGCCGAGGTGGAAGGCCGCATGCGGTGGACCGAGTTCATGCACGAGGACGACGTGGAGCAGATGAAGGTGTACCACCAGCAGCGCCGCGTCGACCCGGACCTCGCGCCCCGCAACTACGAAATCCGGGTCCGGGACCGCGACGGCCGCGTGCGGAACGTCTCCGCGACGGTCTCGCTCATCCCGGGAACGAAGAAGAGCGTGGCCTCCCTCATGGACATCACCGTGCGCAAGGAGGCCGAGGAGAGGCTCAGGGAGTCGGAGCGGTTCCTTGCCGACGTGATCAATTTCCTGCCCGACGCCACCTTCGTCATCGACGCGGGCGGCAGGGTGATCGCCTGGAACCGGGCCATCGAGGAGATGACGGGGGTCCCGGCCGCGGAGATGATCGGCAAGGGCGATTACGAGTACGCGCTGCCGTTCTACGGCGAGCGCAGGCCCATCCTCATCGACCTGGCCCTGAACCCCGACAGCCGCTACGAGGGGATGTACGTCTCGACCGAGCGCCACGACACGGGGCTCGTGGGGGAGGCCTACATGCCGGCCCTCAAGGGCGGGCAGCGGTACCTGCACGGCACCGCGAGCATCCTGCGGGACTCGGCCGGACGGGTCATCGGGGCGATCGAGTCGATCCGCGACATCACCGAGAGGCGCAGGATGGAGGAGGCCCTGAGGGCGCGCGAAGAGGAGCTGGAGCAGAAATCACACAACCTCGAGGAGATGAACACGGCGCTCCGCGTCCTGCTCAAGCACCGCGAGGAGGACAAGAGCGAACTGGAGGAGAAGATCCTCTCCAACGTGAAAAAGCTCGTGGTGCCCTACGTGGAGAAACTCCGGAAGAGCCGGCTGACCGAGGAGCAGGCGTCCTACGTGAAGATCCTCGAGGACCACTTGCAGGACATCCTGTCCCCCTTCCTGCGCAACCTCGGGACGCGGCACCTGAACCTCACGCCGAAGGAGATCCAGGTGGCGAGCCTGATCCGCGAGGGCAGGACCAGCAAGGAAATCGCGGAGGTCCTGGGTGTTTCGGCCAGGGCCGTCGACTTCCACAGGGACAACATCCGGATCAAGCTGGGCCTCAAGAACAAGAAGGCCAACCTGCGGTCTTTTCTCCTGTCCACATTCTGAAGCGCCCCCAAATGCTCTAAACCCCTCCAAGTCAAAACGAATAGCGGATATCAGGTATTCCCTGATAATTTGCCGTGTGTAATCTGATATTGCCTTTTCGGCCGATTTGGATTACAGGCATCGACGGCACGAAGGTGTGCCGCGGCTTCCCTCTCCGCCAGCACGAGGGTTCGGGATTGCCGGTTCAGTCGGAGTCTTTCTTTATGAAGAATCACGATCAGGCCTCCTCCGGTTTGGAGAAGAGGCTTCGATTTTTGGACGAATTCAAGCGGATCAGGGTCGAAGAAGCCGTTGAGCCGGAAGGGAACAGGGGGGAGGAAGACGGGGATGAGCCCCGGCCGCTGAGCCCGAGCGCCCGCTTCTTCCTGACCAAGTGACCCTGCTGCTTGCCGTCGCGGGTTACGGACTTTATCCGGGGGTCTTTGGGAAACCCTGATCCTCTGTTCTCCTCATCAGAATAGTGTGCCCCCCGCCTCATAAACACCTGTTGCAGGAGAGAGGATAACCAGGGAGACAGGTAGCGCAAGGAGAGAGTGGAGGCGGGGGGCACCCTTTTTTGAGGGTCTCAGA from Syntrophaceae bacterium includes these protein-coding regions:
- a CDS encoding PAS domain S-box protein, which translates into the protein MARGEGSRTKRTGRGATVPGLSPAVAESRLRAMIEAFDGFIYICSRDYRIEYMSERLIERTGYDGTGQPCYRVLHGRDEVCPWCINERVFAGETVHWEIQSPKDRRWYAIVNTPVTNPDGTLSKQALIRDITDAKRTESDLKHALDRLEHEVEIRTAELMAKNRQLEEEIVERRRAEEALAASEERYRSVIDNVGIGISLISPDMEILALNRQMRTWFPGIDIAQRPVCHRAFNDPPRDSVCPWCPTVKTLQDGQVHESVTETPAAGGVRHYRIVSSPVLDRDGRVTAAIEMVDDITDRLRAQRDVMESEAHYRAIFQTTGTATMIIEEDMTISMVNDQFARESGYSKAEVEGRMRWTEFMHEDDVEQMKVYHQQRRVDPDLAPRNYEIRVRDRDGRVRNVSATVSLIPGTKKSVASLMDITVRKEAEERLRESERFLADVINFLPDATFVIDAGGRVIAWNRAIEEMTGVPAAEMIGKGDYEYALPFYGERRPILIDLALNPDSRYEGMYVSTERHDTGLVGEAYMPALKGGQRYLHGTASILRDSAGRVIGAIESIRDITERRRMEEALRAREEELEQKSHNLEEMNTALRVLLKHREEDKSELEEKILSNVKKLVVPYVEKLRKSRLTEEQASYVKILEDHLQDILSPFLRNLGTRHLNLTPKEIQVASLIREGRTSKEIAEVLGVSARAVDFHRDNIRIKLGLKNKKANLRSFLLSTF